CCAGGATTCGTGAGGACGCACCAGCAGGAGGTGATGGACCGGTTCCTGGGCATGGAATCGGTGCAGGCCGGGCTTTCCGCGATGCCGCCGGATGAAAGGGCGCGCAACCTCCGGGAGGTGCGTAAATCCATGGACATGGACGAGGCGGCGCTGGGACGCTGGGAAGAGCTCGACCGTTCCAGGGACACGCGCTGGGACGCCGGCAGCGCATACATGAGCGCGCGCGCCCGGCTGGAGGAGGAATACAAGGGAACCGTGCCGGAATCCAGGCTCGATGAAATTCGCGCGAAGTATTTCGGCACGGAGGCCGAGGCGATTCGAAACGAAGAGGGCTCCGGATATTTTCGATTCAAGGAAAAGCGCGTATGGGGAAAAAATTGAGCGCCGCGGGAGGGCTTGCGATCGAATTCGCGGCCGGCGTGCTGTTCGCCCGTCCCATTCTCTTGAGAGGTTCGATGCGACCATGAAAAGTATATCGGCCACCCCCCTTCTTCTGATGACGTCGCTCCTCCTCGCATGCTTCGCCGGGACCCTCCCGGGGGATAACTCCGCCCGATGCACGGTCGTCACGGTAGGGGAGAACCTGGAGCGCCATGTGGGTTCCTGCATCGAGGTGACAGGTACGGTATCGAACACGAAATACCCCTCGCTGGGAAATTACTGGATCACGGCCTTCGAGCTAGAGGACTACCGGGGCAAGACCGTCACCGTGACGGGTATCGTGGAAAAGCGGACCGAATCGACCGACGGCGGGTTCACGCAGGGGCGTGAGGGGGAGTACTATCACCTGAAGGTGAAATCGGTTTCCGTCGAAAAATCCGTTGATCGATAGGCGCGCGGCGAATCTTCCGGGGCTTCCCGCCCTAATAACTTGACATGAGTCCCTGTTCGGGATAAATTAATCCGATGAAAACGATCGGACGGAAAAAAATCCGGACCCCGGAGGAAAACCTGCGCCGGCTGGAAGAGCTTGTGCGCGAGGCCGAATTGCTTCGACCCCCGGTAAAGAAGAAGCGCATGGTGATGCGATTCAGAACATGGGATGATCTCTATAAATTCTGCATTACAAGGGCGGCCCGGGGCCTATGATAGATCAAAGCCGTCTGGCGGATATCTGCGCCATCCTGAACCGCCATGGCGTGGTCTATGTCGTGGCCGGGGGATACGCGTGCGCGCTCAACGGCCACGTCCGTATGACGGAGGACATAGACATACTCCTCCTGGACGAAACGGAGAACCTTGAAAAAGCCATTCTCTGCATCCGCGAGATCTTTCCTTCCATCAATGATGAGATAATCGTGGCGGACATACGCGATAACGTGGTTCTGAAAGTCGCGGACGACATCGAGGTCGATTTCAGCATTAAGGCGTGGACAATGGATTATTCCGGAGCGCAATCGGATATCCGGCATCGCGTAATCGATGGCGTCGATATTCCTTTTTTAGGACTTGACTCCCTGATAAAAAGCAAGGACACCCTCAGGGAAATAGACCAGTGGGACGTCAGGGTGCTCAGGGAGATTCAAAAGCGTGGACGCTGATCGCCTCCCGCCTAAACCCCAAGCTTCCTCGCGTTCGTCACGAACACATCCTCCAGGCTCGGCTCCACGCGCTCGATGGTAAACCCCCGCAGCCCGCGCTCCTTCATGAAGCGCCGAAGCTCCTTTTCAAGGGGAAATCCCTTCTCGCAGAGCAGGTGAATATCGCTCCCGAAGATCGCTGCTTCTTTCACATAGGGGAGCCGCGAGACGGCGTCGAAGATATCGATGAAATTATCGGCGCTCAGCGCGAACACGCCGTATCCGAGCCCGTCCTTGAGGGCCTGCGGGGAATCGAGCTCTATGATCTTCCCGGCGATGATGAGCGCGATGCGGTCGCAGTGCTCCGCCTCGTCCATGTAATGCGTAGTCACGAAGACGGTCTTGCCCTCGCCGGAAAACTTGTAGATGAGGTCCCAGAAATTTCTCCGCGCGAGCGGGTCGACGCCCGACGTGGGCTCGTCAAGGAAGAGCATGGGCGGATCGTGCAGGATGGCGCCGCCCAGCGCAAGTCGCTGCTTCACCCCGCCGGGAAGTTCCTTCACGAGCGAATTTTTCCGGTCGCCGATATCGGCCATTTCCATCGCGAGCGCCATCCGCTCCTTGAGGCGTCTTCCGGACAGCCCGTACACGCTCCCGAAAAATTCCAGGTTTTCCATCACCGTGAGATCCTCGTAGAGCGAGAAGCGCTGCGACATGTAGCCTATGCTCTGCTTGATCGCGTCCTGGTCCGTGACGATGTCGTGACCGCCCACGCGTCCCCTGCCCTCCGTGGGCGCGAGGATGCCGCAGAGCATCTTGATGGTCGTGCTCTTTCCCGCGCCGTTGGGGCCCAGGAACCCGAATATCTCGCCCTTGTTGACCTGGAAGCTCACCGCGTCCACCGCCGTGAAGTCCCCGAACCTCTTTGTAAGCCCGCTTACCTCGACCGCATTCATCAGTCCATCCCCCTTTTAAATCTGCGCACCGCGAAAAAGAGCATGATCGAGCCCAGCACGAAGAGCGCGACGACGTCATGCCAGAGATGCGCGGGTCCCACGCCCTTCAGGAACACGCCCCGGATGATATCGATGA
Above is a window of Spirochaetota bacterium DNA encoding:
- a CDS encoding ABC transporter ATP-binding protein — protein: MNAVEVSGLTKRFGDFTAVDAVSFQVNKGEIFGFLGPNGAGKSTTIKMLCGILAPTEGRGRVGGHDIVTDQDAIKQSIGYMSQRFSLYEDLTVMENLEFFGSVYGLSGRRLKERMALAMEMADIGDRKNSLVKELPGGVKQRLALGGAILHDPPMLFLDEPTSGVDPLARRNFWDLIYKFSGEGKTVFVTTHYMDEAEHCDRIALIIAGKIIELDSPQALKDGLGYGVFALSADNFIDIFDAVSRLPYVKEAAIFGSDIHLLCEKGFPLEKELRRFMKERGLRGFTIERVEPSLEDVFVTNARKLGV